The following proteins are encoded in a genomic region of Mycobacterium kiyosense:
- the istA_1 gene encoding transposase yields the protein MELFAQIRRDARVEGLGIRALARKYKVGRDTVRHALANPEPPRRKTPVRESPKLGPLKPAIDAMLRTDLDAPRKQRHTATRICNRLADEHGVEDVSYSSVRDYVRVRRAEIIAESGKQAQEAFVPQEHPPGAEAEVDFGEVHVILAGVRTRCYMFVFRMSMSGKAVHRVYATQSQEAFLEGHIEAFDVIGGIPVRHIRYDNLKSAVTSVVFGRGRGRVENDRWVLFRSFYGFDPFYCQPGVKGAHEKGGVEGEIGRFRRTWLTPMPEVDSLSELNDYIRRCEAREDHRRVTGRLHTVGQDFQTEREHLAALPAERFDPGLVLHPRVDRSALITARSAKYSVPARLIGRKVRVSLRASELVVFDGRTIAARHERVTTRNGQSINLDHYLEVLHCKPGALPGSTALAQARAAGTFTAAHEAFWQQARRVDGDAGGTRSLIDVLLLHRSMRATDVIAGIHAALSVGAVSADVVAVEARLHAAGGGLESDRHAGNHANTVDYRVVSLTQRRLADPATVIAGLPPDTRPLPDVAAYDELLQRRPPTPPPGDGMEGTTGS from the coding sequence GTGGAGCTGTTCGCCCAGATACGTAGGGACGCCCGGGTCGAGGGTTTGGGTATTCGGGCGCTTGCTCGTAAGTACAAGGTTGGCCGGGATACGGTCCGGCACGCGTTGGCGAATCCGGAGCCGCCGAGGCGGAAGACACCGGTGCGGGAGTCGCCGAAACTGGGCCCGCTCAAACCTGCGATTGATGCGATGCTGCGGACCGATCTGGATGCGCCCCGCAAGCAACGCCACACTGCGACAAGGATTTGCAATCGTCTGGCCGATGAACACGGCGTTGAGGATGTGTCGTATTCGTCGGTGCGTGACTATGTCCGGGTCCGTCGTGCGGAGATCATCGCCGAGTCCGGTAAGCAGGCGCAGGAAGCGTTCGTGCCGCAGGAACACCCGCCCGGCGCTGAAGCTGAGGTTGATTTCGGCGAGGTTCACGTCATCCTCGCTGGTGTCAGAACCCGCTGCTACATGTTCGTTTTTCGAATGTCGATGTCCGGCAAGGCAGTCCATCGGGTGTATGCGACTCAGTCGCAGGAGGCGTTCCTCGAAGGCCACATCGAAGCATTCGACGTGATCGGCGGCATCCCGGTGCGCCATATCCGCTACGACAACTTGAAGTCTGCGGTCACCTCGGTGGTGTTCGGCCGCGGTCGGGGCAGGGTCGAGAACGACCGGTGGGTGCTGTTCAGATCGTTCTACGGGTTCGACCCGTTCTACTGCCAGCCGGGAGTGAAAGGCGCCCACGAGAAAGGCGGAGTCGAGGGCGAGATCGGACGTTTCCGCCGCACCTGGCTCACGCCCATGCCGGAAGTGGACTCGCTGTCAGAGCTCAACGACTACATCCGCCGCTGCGAAGCACGTGAGGATCATCGGCGGGTCACCGGCCGGCTGCACACCGTGGGCCAGGACTTCCAGACCGAACGAGAACATCTCGCCGCTCTGCCTGCCGAGCGGTTCGACCCGGGGCTGGTGCTGCATCCACGGGTGGACCGGTCGGCGCTGATCACGGCGCGGTCGGCGAAGTACTCGGTTCCCGCCCGGTTGATCGGACGCAAAGTCAGGGTGTCGCTGCGGGCCTCGGAGTTGGTCGTCTTCGACGGCCGCACTATCGCCGCACGCCATGAACGCGTCACGACCCGCAACGGGCAATCGATCAACCTCGACCACTATCTGGAGGTGTTGCACTGCAAACCCGGCGCGTTGCCCGGCTCCACCGCGCTTGCTCAGGCCCGCGCCGCCGGCACTTTCACCGCAGCGCACGAGGCGTTCTGGCAGCAGGCCCGCCGCGTCGACGGCGATGCTGGCGGGACTCGCTCGCTAATCGACGTGCTGCTGCTGCACCGCAGCATGCGCGCTACCGATGTGATCGCCGGGATCCACGCCGCCCTGTCGGTCGGTGCCGTTTCAGCGGATGTGGTCGCGGTCGAAGCACGCCTGCATGCCGCCGGTGGTGGTCTCGAATCAGACCGTCACGCCGGTAACCATGCCAATACCGTCGATTACCGGGTCGTCAGTCTGACCCAGCGCCGCCTGGCTGATCCAGCGACCGTGATCGCCGGCCTGCCACCCGACACCCGGCCGCTGCCTGACGTCGCGGCCTACGACGAGCTGCTCCAACGCAGACCCCCAACACCGCCACCCGGTGACGGAATGGAAGGAACGACTGGATCATGA
- a CDS encoding hypothetical protein (frameshifted, deletion at around 2403468), whose translation MSTATKVTNTLRRQRGMTPQAAQAAVDSACRRLRLPTVRAVIDEAVKVAEREQLTYHGFLAELLLAECDDRDRRSTLRRVAAAGFPRQKWLGDFDFDANPNINAATVHTVAQGDWIRRGDPLCLIGDSGTGKSHLLIGVGTAAAEQGFRVRYTLATKLVNELVEAADEKQLARTIARYGRVDLYVSTNSATWNSTAGARSCCSKYSLNARKRRQ comes from the coding sequence ATGAGCACGGCCACGAAAGTCACCAACACCCTGCGCCGCCAACGCGGGATGACCCCACAAGCGGCCCAAGCCGCCGTCGATTCCGCATGCCGACGCCTGCGGTTGCCGACCGTGCGTGCGGTGATCGACGAAGCAGTGAAAGTCGCCGAGCGTGAACAGCTCACCTACCACGGCTTCCTCGCCGAACTGCTCCTGGCCGAATGCGATGACCGGGACCGCCGATCCACCTTGCGGCGAGTCGCAGCGGCCGGGTTTCCACGTCAGAAATGGTTGGGCGACTTCGATTTCGACGCCAACCCAAACATCAACGCCGCCACCGTACATACCGTCGCCCAAGGCGATTGGATACGCCGAGGCGACCCGCTCTGCCTGATCGGCGACTCGGGCACCGGCAAGTCCCACCTGCTCATTGGTGTGGGCACCGCCGCCGCCGAGCAAGGCTTCCGCGTCCGCTACACACTGGCGACCAAACTGGTCAACGAACTCGTCGAGGCCGCCGATGAAAAGCAACTCGCCCGCACGATCGCCCGCTACGGCCGCGTCGATCTTTATGTATCGACGAACTCGGCTACATGGAACTCGACCGCCGGGGCGCGGAGTTGCTGTTCCAAGTACTCACTGAACGCGAGGAAAAGGCGTCAGTAG
- a CDS encoding nuclease yields MTTTETPRLNNGAERCIYHTLLDQLQPDDLVVANQRVTDHLKDHEVDFVVAIEGAGIACLEVKGGEVWHDGDGWCQYRGGKQVRIEPIRQAREACYALRNYVESDPRWTQGRLRWDHFVVLPNTELPKDFSLPECPRWKIFDRTDLPSLAHQLRHILIRQELDRPLLTQDGIGQLTTVLIGRGLPQRDVVARALAHEDAADTLTGHQSVILDAIRLINRVEVRGGAGSGKTFLAIEQARRLAQQGQRVALVCYSHGLASYLERISAAWPRRQQPAYVGEFHALGVLWGAPEGPDESLRNEQTVQFWEHDLPQQMADLAAQLEPGHRYDSIVVDEAQDFADAWWDPLLAALKDDETGGLYVFSDEGQRVFNRHGSPPVPLVPLILDHNVRNTRQIATAFQPLVDHPMRFLGGDGPAVKFVACTREDALNAGDDEVELLLEEGWRPEDVALLTTGSRHPEQKERQAAGNAAYWDSFWDAEQVFYGHVLGFKGLERRAVVLVVNEAAAFERSRERLYVGLSRARDQLVVCGDPDFIREVGGPDLARRLGVPSS; encoded by the coding sequence ATGACCACCACCGAAACGCCACGCCTGAACAACGGCGCCGAACGCTGCATCTATCACACCCTGCTCGATCAGCTGCAGCCCGACGACCTAGTCGTCGCCAACCAGCGTGTCACCGACCATCTCAAAGACCACGAGGTCGACTTCGTGGTGGCCATCGAGGGCGCCGGCATCGCCTGCTTGGAGGTCAAGGGCGGTGAGGTGTGGCACGACGGTGACGGTTGGTGCCAATACCGCGGCGGCAAACAAGTGCGCATCGAACCGATCCGCCAAGCCCGCGAAGCCTGCTACGCGCTCAGAAACTACGTCGAGAGCGACCCTCGATGGACCCAGGGGCGGCTGCGCTGGGATCATTTCGTCGTCCTACCCAATACCGAGCTCCCGAAAGACTTTTCGCTGCCGGAGTGCCCGCGGTGGAAGATCTTCGACCGCACCGACCTACCCAGCCTCGCCCACCAGCTTCGCCACATCCTCATCCGCCAAGAGCTCGATCGGCCACTGCTCACCCAGGACGGGATCGGCCAGCTGACCACCGTGCTCATCGGCAGGGGACTGCCGCAGCGCGACGTCGTGGCCCGCGCCCTGGCTCACGAGGACGCCGCCGACACGCTCACCGGGCATCAGTCCGTCATCCTCGATGCCATCCGACTCATCAATCGTGTCGAGGTGCGCGGCGGTGCCGGCAGCGGCAAGACCTTCCTGGCCATCGAGCAGGCGCGCCGGCTCGCGCAACAAGGTCAGCGCGTCGCGCTGGTCTGCTACTCCCACGGCCTGGCGTCCTACCTCGAGCGCATCAGCGCCGCCTGGCCCCGCCGCCAGCAGCCGGCCTACGTCGGGGAGTTCCACGCCCTCGGCGTCCTGTGGGGTGCGCCCGAGGGGCCCGACGAATCGCTGCGCAACGAGCAGACCGTCCAGTTCTGGGAGCACGACCTGCCGCAGCAGATGGCTGATCTCGCAGCACAATTGGAGCCGGGCCACCGCTACGACTCGATCGTCGTCGACGAAGCCCAGGACTTCGCCGACGCGTGGTGGGACCCGCTGCTGGCCGCCCTGAAAGACGACGAGACGGGTGGGCTGTACGTCTTCAGCGACGAGGGTCAGCGGGTGTTCAACCGCCATGGCTCGCCGCCCGTTCCGCTGGTGCCGTTGATTCTCGACCACAACGTGCGCAACACCAGACAGATCGCCACCGCATTCCAGCCGCTGGTCGATCACCCGATGCGCTTCCTCGGCGGCGACGGACCTGCCGTGAAGTTCGTGGCCTGCACACGGGAGGACGCCCTGAACGCCGGCGACGACGAAGTCGAGCTACTCCTAGAGGAAGGATGGCGCCCCGAAGACGTCGCCCTGCTGACCACCGGCAGCCGACATCCCGAGCAAAAGGAACGCCAGGCTGCCGGCAACGCCGCCTACTGGGACAGCTTCTGGGATGCCGAGCAGGTGTTCTACGGCCACGTCCTGGGCTTCAAGGGCTTGGAGCGGCGAGCGGTGGTCCTCGTCGTCAACGAGGCTGCGGCGTTCGAGCGCTCCCGCGAACGGCTCTACGTGGGGCTGTCCCGCGCACGCGACCAACTCGTGGTCTGCGGCGACCCGGACTTCATCCGCGAAGTCGGTGGACCGGATCTCGCCCGCCGACTAGGTGTCCCATCCAGCTAG
- a CDS encoding hypothetical protein (frameshifted, deletion at around 2403468), which yields MELDRRGAELLFQVLTEREEKASVAIASNESFSGWTKTFTDPRLCAAIVDRLTFHGTIIETGTTSYRLSHTRGSSSRSQPTKTPEPPPPRRGGPESSRHSGPESG from the coding sequence ATGGAACTCGACCGCCGGGGCGCGGAGTTGCTGTTCCAAGTACTCACTGAACGCGAGGAAAAGGCGTCAGTAGCCATCGCATCCAACGAGAGTTTCTCCGGCTGGACCAAAACCTTCACCGACCCCCGACTCTGCGCCGCGATCGTCGACCGACTCACCTTCCACGGCACCATCATCGAAACCGGCACCACCTCATACCGGCTCAGCCATACCCGCGGTAGCAGCTCGCGATCACAGCCTACGAAGACGCCTGAGCCACCACCTCCTCGCCGAGGTGGTCCCGAATCAAGCCGTCACAGTGGTCCTGAGTCAGGTTGA
- a CDS encoding NUDIX hydrolase: protein MTDHKYIDSHGKALEDYPQPSVAVDTAVLSLDADNELVVLLVRRPSGRGWALPGTFLHDRERLAHAVDRCLQDKANIRGLRPRQLQVFDKPGRDKRGWVLSVAHIQVVQPHQLESRSSERTTLALARDPGKLPYDHPEIVEYALADLRARYVDRPDPDGLLGEEFTLRELRSAHEAVAGHNLDRDAFRRLMEPLIQPTGTFVNEGRGRPAQKFRRGSPPARRRRRGQLTMPRDTD from the coding sequence ATGACCGATCACAAGTACATCGACTCCCACGGCAAGGCGCTGGAGGACTATCCCCAGCCGTCCGTCGCCGTGGACACCGCCGTGCTCAGCCTGGACGCCGACAACGAGTTAGTGGTTCTGCTGGTCCGTCGACCTAGCGGTCGTGGGTGGGCGCTGCCAGGAACTTTTCTCCACGACAGGGAGCGACTCGCGCATGCTGTCGACCGTTGCCTGCAGGACAAGGCCAACATCCGCGGGTTGCGGCCGCGCCAACTCCAGGTGTTTGACAAGCCGGGTCGCGACAAACGCGGCTGGGTGCTGTCGGTCGCGCATATCCAGGTCGTGCAGCCGCATCAACTGGAGTCGCGTTCGTCGGAGCGCACTACCTTGGCCCTGGCGCGCGACCCGGGGAAACTCCCCTACGACCACCCGGAGATAGTGGAGTACGCCCTGGCAGACCTGCGGGCCCGCTACGTCGATCGACCCGACCCGGACGGACTGCTCGGCGAGGAATTCACCTTGCGCGAGCTGCGCAGCGCGCATGAAGCGGTGGCCGGGCACAACCTGGACCGCGATGCATTCCGGCGCCTGATGGAGCCCCTGATCCAACCTACGGGCACTTTCGTCAACGAGGGCAGAGGTCGACCCGCTCAGAAGTTCCGGCGCGGCTCACCGCCGGCCCGACGTCGCCGGAGAGGTCAACTGACCATGCCTCGCGATACCGACTGA
- a CDS encoding ribosylglycohydrolase has translation MVAMAAYDDRFEGALLGMAAGDALGAPYEFGPPRGLDKEVAMVGGRGWEVGEWTDDTAMAIAIAEVAATGADLREESAQDAIVTRWLQWSRNTKDIGLQTSSVLRAATRDGAITAERARTQSQALHARTGRSGGNGSLMRTAPVALAHIDDEDAMVHAATAISQLTHWEPDAGEACIIWCAAIRHAVLTGELDARIGLRHLEPARHELWAQRLDAAEAAPPSFFANNGWVVSALQAAWSAISTTPVPADDPGAGVFRADHLRRGIDAAVRAGHDTDTVAAIAGALLGAAYGASAVPLEWRQLLNGWPSLDARGLVKLANAIKRQGKPDTFDYTYPGSPVDTFARHPYDDRVLLGGIGALRQLRSEVDAVVSLCLLADDDVRNDMPHVEVRLIDRVGRDENPHLDYVLLDAVRAVEQLRAEGRTVLVHCVGAYSRTPTIGALYGARLRSVAVDTALRDVTAVLPNAHPNADFRNALRRLRRCSHER, from the coding sequence ATGGTGGCCATGGCTGCATATGACGACAGGTTTGAAGGTGCACTGCTGGGCATGGCAGCGGGCGACGCCCTGGGTGCGCCTTACGAATTCGGGCCACCGCGCGGGCTCGACAAGGAGGTCGCGATGGTCGGCGGCCGCGGCTGGGAGGTCGGGGAGTGGACCGACGACACCGCGATGGCGATCGCCATTGCAGAAGTCGCCGCGACCGGCGCAGATCTGCGCGAGGAGTCCGCGCAGGACGCGATCGTCACCCGCTGGCTGCAATGGTCGAGGAACACCAAAGACATTGGGCTCCAGACTTCTTCGGTTCTGCGCGCCGCCACCCGGGATGGCGCGATCACGGCTGAGCGTGCCCGAACCCAGTCGCAGGCACTACATGCGCGAACCGGCCGCAGCGGCGGCAACGGTTCGCTGATGCGCACCGCACCGGTCGCCCTGGCCCACATCGACGACGAGGACGCGATGGTGCACGCCGCAACAGCGATCAGCCAGCTCACCCACTGGGAGCCGGATGCGGGCGAAGCCTGCATCATTTGGTGCGCGGCCATCCGCCACGCGGTGCTCACCGGCGAACTCGATGCCCGCATCGGGCTGCGCCACCTCGAGCCCGCACGGCATGAGCTTTGGGCACAACGACTCGATGCGGCTGAGGCGGCACCGCCGTCGTTCTTCGCCAATAACGGGTGGGTGGTGTCGGCGCTGCAGGCCGCGTGGTCGGCCATCAGCACCACGCCGGTGCCGGCCGACGACCCTGGCGCCGGTGTGTTTCGGGCCGACCATCTCCGCCGCGGAATCGATGCCGCGGTACGGGCGGGTCATGACACCGACACCGTCGCGGCGATCGCAGGAGCACTGCTAGGGGCGGCCTACGGTGCGTCCGCGGTTCCGCTCGAGTGGCGCCAGCTGCTCAACGGCTGGCCGAGCCTCGACGCGCGTGGCTTGGTCAAGCTCGCCAATGCGATTAAGCGCCAAGGGAAGCCAGACACTTTCGACTACACCTACCCGGGCTCGCCCGTCGACACGTTCGCCCGGCACCCGTACGACGACCGAGTCCTGCTCGGCGGGATCGGGGCCTTGCGTCAGCTGCGTTCGGAGGTCGATGCGGTTGTCTCGCTGTGCCTGCTGGCCGACGACGACGTCCGCAACGACATGCCGCACGTCGAGGTGCGCCTGATCGACCGGGTCGGTCGCGACGAAAATCCGCACTTGGATTACGTGCTGCTGGACGCAGTGCGCGCCGTCGAGCAGTTACGGGCCGAGGGCCGCACGGTGCTGGTGCACTGCGTCGGGGCCTACAGCCGCACCCCGACCATCGGGGCGCTGTACGGAGCGCGCCTGCGCAGCGTGGCCGTCGACACGGCGCTGCGTGATGTCACGGCGGTGTTGCCCAATGCGCATCCCAACGCTGACTTCCGGAACGCGTTGCGGCGCTTGAGGAGGTGCAGCCATGAGCGCTGA